One genomic region from Granulicatella adiacens ATCC 49175 encodes:
- a CDS encoding DEAD/DEAH box helicase, whose product MEETVGRIQAVFQSMLEERKVSPNAVLDVGITIKNRQKQCRFCGNTDSLEFAKGPCINCTKGECWYCLKCIAMGKVKECSVIIATPEEEQPFLKREEALAHYKHTLSTKQEQLSLECLKVVKQTGFREHLLWAVTGSGKTEMIFSSIEWMLQQGKRVAIAAPRIDVCVELAPRLKEAFPAVEQNVLHSQSDEGYKRVALTIATTHQMLRFYRAFDLVVIDETDSFPYRDNELLIRAVHRAVKEDGCLLYLTATPSQTLEKRIKRKELSVSLLPERYHKKPLVVPTMSFIGDLDKRLKKKKVPKSVQRFIEEHVKAGKRFLLFVPRIILLVPIEIVLRRQFPNAKFETVSSKEPYRQERIAQMRSGELDFLVTTTILERGVTFSGVDVCVVNAHEEEFSREVLVQIAGRVGRTAECPTGEVVYFHNGKTKAMVQAVWEIKDLNQQALLGRESK is encoded by the coding sequence ATGGAAGAGACAGTTGGGCGAATCCAGGCAGTGTTTCAATCGATGCTAGAAGAGCGTAAAGTTTCTCCTAATGCAGTGCTAGATGTGGGGATTACTATCAAAAATAGGCAGAAGCAGTGCCGATTTTGTGGGAATACCGATTCGTTGGAATTTGCGAAAGGACCTTGCATCAATTGTACAAAAGGTGAATGTTGGTATTGCTTGAAGTGCATCGCAATGGGAAAGGTAAAGGAGTGTAGTGTCATAATTGCGACACCTGAAGAAGAGCAGCCTTTTCTAAAAAGAGAAGAAGCCTTAGCGCACTATAAACATACATTGAGCACAAAACAGGAACAGCTATCTTTGGAATGCTTGAAAGTTGTAAAGCAAACTGGTTTTCGTGAGCACCTACTTTGGGCAGTGACAGGTTCAGGGAAAACGGAGATGATTTTTTCGAGCATCGAATGGATGTTACAACAAGGAAAGAGAGTCGCTATTGCCGCACCAAGAATTGATGTATGTGTGGAGTTGGCGCCTCGTTTGAAGGAAGCTTTCCCAGCAGTTGAACAAAACGTCTTGCACTCGCAGTCGGATGAAGGGTATAAGAGAGTGGCGCTTACGATTGCAACGACGCACCAGATGCTCAGGTTCTACCGCGCATTTGATTTAGTGGTGATTGATGAGACGGACTCATTCCCATACCGGGATAATGAATTACTGATTCGTGCAGTCCATCGAGCGGTGAAAGAGGATGGCTGTTTGCTGTATTTAACAGCAACACCTTCCCAGACGCTAGAAAAAAGAATCAAACGGAAAGAACTGTCGGTATCTTTGTTACCAGAGCGATATCACAAGAAACCACTAGTAGTACCAACGATGAGTTTTATCGGAGATTTAGACAAAAGATTGAAAAAGAAGAAAGTGCCAAAATCTGTTCAGCGGTTTATAGAGGAACATGTTAAAGCAGGCAAACGGTTTTTGTTATTTGTACCACGAATTATACTCCTTGTTCCGATTGAAATAGTTCTCAGACGACAGTTTCCAAATGCAAAATTCGAGACGGTTAGTTCTAAAGAACCGTATCGGCAAGAGAGAATTGCGCAGATGAGATCAGGAGAGCTCGATTTTCTTGTGACAACAACCATTTTAGAGCGAGGAGTGACTTTTTCAGGAGTCGATGTTTGTGTCGTCAATGCCCACGAAGAGGAATTCTCAAGAGAGGTATTGGTGCAGATCGCAGGACGCGTTGGACGGACCGCAGAATGCCCGACAGGAGAAGTTGTGTATTTTCATAATGGGAAAACAAAGGCGATGGTTCAGGCGGTCTGGGAAATCAAAGACTTAAATCAACAAGCGCTTCTTGGGAGGGAGTCCAAATGA
- a CDS encoding ComF family protein has translation MELKKHPTCLECGRLMTKVEVCPDCQKWHQVKEAVLLKNTALYAYDEAGRKFMELFKFVGDTRVTVLVIKELRQELLKYQKNGFVLCPLPSSKASLMKREFETIPYILEQCHVSTVSLLEHIGSGKKQSEKTRQERLQLKQPFKIKESVVIPKKVLLVDDVYTTGATIHLAARTLREMGVEEVESLTLFR, from the coding sequence ATGGAATTAAAAAAACATCCAACTTGCCTAGAGTGCGGACGACTGATGACGAAAGTGGAAGTTTGCCCGGATTGTCAAAAATGGCATCAAGTAAAAGAAGCAGTTCTTTTAAAGAACACTGCCTTATATGCTTATGACGAGGCAGGGCGAAAGTTTATGGAGTTGTTCAAATTTGTAGGAGATACAAGAGTGACGGTGTTGGTTATAAAAGAGTTAAGGCAAGAGTTGCTTAAGTATCAAAAGAATGGTTTCGTTCTTTGTCCATTACCTTCGTCCAAAGCAAGTCTAATGAAGAGAGAGTTCGAGACGATTCCGTATATACTGGAACAGTGTCATGTTTCTACCGTTTCGCTTTTAGAACATATAGGCAGTGGAAAGAAGCAATCGGAGAAAACAAGGCAAGAACGCTTGCAGTTGAAGCAACCCTTCAAAATAAAAGAGAGTGTGGTGATTCCAAAGAAAGTTTTACTAGTGGATGATGTTTATACAACAGGTGCAACAATCCATCTTGCCGCAAGAACGTTGAGGGAAATGGGTGTTGAAGAAGTGGAATCTCTGACATTATTTAGATAA
- a CDS encoding glycerol dehydrogenase, with the protein MEKVFASPSRYVQGKDVLKTGLSHVLSLGDRHLLLCDPIVYDLVGKELEENLLKEGAFVHREIFHGEATNDEVHRVAEVVKEHHLNVVIGLGGGKSIDTAKAIADDSNCPVAILPTIASTDAPTSALSVIYSAEGVFERYRFYKKNPELVLVDTKVIANSPVRLLISGIADALATWVEARAVIEAQGGTMVGQVPTLAAEAIARVCESTLFENGLQAVAAANAKVVTPALEAVVEANTLLSGIGFESAGLAAAHAIHNGFTAIHGDIHSLTHGEKVAYGTLTQLVLENRPKEELDKYITFYKALGLPTTLKEVKLDSVPYEDLLKIGTLATQEGETIHQMAVDYTAEDVANALLALDQYVTTRF; encoded by the coding sequence ATGGAAAAAGTATTTGCTAGTCCGTCTCGTTATGTTCAAGGGAAAGATGTTCTTAAAACTGGACTTTCTCATGTTTTGTCCCTTGGTGATCGACATCTTCTTCTTTGCGACCCTATTGTTTATGATTTAGTCGGTAAAGAACTAGAAGAAAATCTCCTTAAAGAAGGTGCGTTTGTTCATCGTGAAATCTTCCATGGTGAAGCAACCAATGATGAAGTTCACCGCGTTGCTGAAGTCGTGAAGGAACATCACTTGAATGTTGTCATCGGCTTAGGTGGTGGTAAATCTATCGATACAGCTAAAGCGATTGCGGATGATTCGAATTGTCCAGTAGCAATTTTACCAACGATTGCTTCGACAGACGCTCCAACTTCAGCTCTGTCTGTTATTTATTCAGCTGAAGGCGTGTTCGAACGCTATCGTTTCTATAAGAAAAATCCTGAATTAGTTTTAGTGGATACAAAAGTCATTGCTAACTCTCCTGTTCGATTATTAATCTCAGGTATTGCTGACGCGCTTGCAACTTGGGTGGAGGCTCGTGCGGTTATTGAAGCCCAAGGAGGCACAATGGTCGGTCAAGTGCCAACTCTTGCAGCAGAAGCCATCGCTCGTGTTTGCGAAAGTACTTTATTCGAAAATGGTCTACAAGCTGTAGCAGCGGCAAACGCAAAAGTAGTTACTCCAGCTTTAGAAGCCGTTGTCGAAGCCAACACACTTCTCAGCGGTATCGGTTTTGAATCTGCTGGTCTAGCAGCTGCTCATGCCATCCATAACGGATTCACTGCAATTCATGGAGACATTCATTCTCTTACTCACGGTGAAAAAGTCGCCTATGGTACATTAACACAACTGGTATTAGAAAATCGTCCAAAAGAAGAACTTGATAAATACATTACTTTCTACAAAGCACTCGGATTACCAACTACGCTTAAAGAAGTGAAATTGGATTCTGTTCCTTATGAAGACTTACTCAAGATTGGAACCCTTGCAACACAAGAAGGTGAAACCATCCACCAAATGGCCGTTGACTATACCGCCGAAGATGTCGCAAATGCTCTGCTCGCTCTTGACCAATATGTCACTACAAGATTCTAA
- the hpf gene encoding ribosome hibernation-promoting factor, HPF/YfiA family: MFKYNIRGENIEVTEAIRQYAEKKISKLEKYFTDVANATAYVNLKVYTEKTAKVEVTIPLPYLVLRAEETSIDLYGSIDLVVDKLERQVRKHKTKINRKSREKGFDIVLPTLPEAPEEEETGLEIVRTKRIDLKPMDSEEAVLQMNMLGHNFFIYQDAETNETNIVYRRKDGKYGLIETN; the protein is encoded by the coding sequence ATGTTTAAATATAATATCCGTGGAGAAAATATTGAGGTCACAGAAGCGATTCGTCAATACGCAGAAAAGAAAATTAGCAAACTTGAAAAGTATTTTACTGACGTAGCTAATGCGACTGCTTACGTTAACTTAAAAGTCTACACTGAAAAGACTGCAAAAGTTGAAGTAACAATTCCACTTCCTTATTTAGTTCTACGTGCTGAGGAAACTTCAATTGATTTATATGGAAGCATTGACTTAGTAGTAGACAAACTGGAAAGACAAGTTCGTAAACATAAAACAAAAATCAATCGTAAATCTCGTGAAAAAGGTTTCGATATTGTGTTACCAACACTTCCTGAAGCTCCGGAAGAAGAGGAAACAGGATTAGAAATCGTTCGTACAAAACGAATTGATTTAAAACCAATGGATAGCGAAGAAGCTGTTCTTCAAATGAACATGTTAGGACATAACTTCTTTATCTATCAAGATGCTGAAACGAACGAAACAAACATTGTTTACCGTCGTAAAGATGGAAAATATGGTTTGATTGAAACAAATTAA
- the secA gene encoding preprotein translocase subunit SecA codes for MANFLRQLVENDKRELRRLGKLADKVIALESQMAALEDADFPVKTEEFKERYAKGESLDALLPEAFALVREGAKRVLGLFPYKVQIMGGITLHDGNIAEMRTGEGKTLTATMPVYLNALSGDGVHVVTVNEYLASRDAREMGELYNFLGLTVGLNLTGMSSEEKRAAYASDITYSTNSELGFDYLRDNMVVYKSQMVQRPLNYAVVDETDSILIDEARTPLIISGQAEKSTVLYQRADMFVKGLKEEEDYTIDLTSKTISLTDEGINKAEQTFRLPNLYDVDNAALVHHIDQALRANYIMLRDIDYVVDEGKVKIVDGFTGRIMEGRRYSDGLHQAIEAKEGVEVENESKTMATITYQNYFRMYRKLSGMTGTAKTEEEEFREIYNMNVVAIPTNRPIQRVDGQDLIYPSLRSKFKAVVNDIKQRHEVGQPILVGTVAVETSELISNLLREEGIPHEVLNAKNHFKEAEIIMSAGQRGAVTIATNMAGRGTDIKLGKGVKELGGLCVIGTERHESRRIDNQLRGRSGRQGDPGATQFYLSLEDDLMKRFGGEKMQAIWERLNLTDEEDDNFIQSKMLTKQVESSQKRVEGNNYDTRKSVLEYDEVMREQREIIYSQRLQIINEEKSLENVTKGMIRRTIHRVVESHTLADQKEWNLEGIVDFAHNSICAPDELSISDLEGKTAAEIEELLYEKAMEIYKEKQEQLNGDNQMLEFEKVVILRVVDRKWTDHIDDMDQLRQSVGLRGYAQIDPLTEYQTEGYERFQQMIAEIDYDVTRILMKSQIRQNLQREQVQGVRSVVATGHDRTSDDDSEKA; via the coding sequence ATGGCAAATTTTTTGAGACAGTTAGTTGAAAATGATAAGCGCGAATTACGTCGTTTAGGGAAATTAGCGGATAAAGTAATTGCGTTAGAATCTCAAATGGCTGCATTAGAAGATGCTGATTTTCCAGTAAAAACTGAAGAATTTAAAGAGAGATATGCTAAAGGGGAAAGTTTAGATGCTCTTCTTCCTGAAGCATTCGCGTTAGTACGTGAAGGAGCTAAACGTGTATTAGGCTTATTCCCATATAAAGTTCAAATCATGGGAGGAATTACACTTCATGATGGGAACATTGCGGAAATGCGTACTGGTGAAGGTAAAACTTTAACAGCGACAATGCCTGTATATTTAAACGCATTATCAGGAGACGGAGTTCACGTAGTTACAGTTAACGAATACTTAGCAAGTCGTGACGCTCGCGAAATGGGTGAGTTATATAACTTCCTAGGCTTGACTGTAGGGTTAAACTTAACAGGAATGTCTTCAGAAGAAAAACGTGCAGCTTATGCTAGTGATATCACTTATAGCACAAACAGTGAATTAGGATTTGACTACTTACGTGACAACATGGTGGTTTACAAATCACAAATGGTACAACGTCCATTGAACTACGCAGTTGTCGATGAAACAGACTCAATCTTAATCGACGAAGCGCGTACGCCATTGATCATTTCAGGACAAGCTGAAAAATCAACAGTATTATACCAACGTGCAGATATGTTTGTTAAAGGCTTAAAAGAGGAAGAAGATTACACAATCGACTTAACTTCTAAAACAATCTCATTAACAGACGAAGGGATTAACAAAGCGGAACAAACATTCCGCCTACCAAACCTTTACGATGTTGATAATGCAGCACTTGTGCACCATATCGACCAAGCTTTACGTGCAAACTACATTATGTTACGCGACATCGACTATGTAGTGGATGAAGGTAAAGTTAAAATCGTTGATGGATTTACTGGACGTATCATGGAAGGTCGTCGTTACTCAGATGGTCTTCACCAAGCGATTGAAGCTAAAGAAGGCGTAGAAGTTGAAAACGAATCTAAGACAATGGCGACAATCACTTACCAAAACTACTTCCGTATGTATCGTAAATTGTCAGGAATGACAGGGACTGCCAAGACTGAAGAAGAAGAATTCAGAGAAATTTACAACATGAACGTTGTAGCTATTCCGACAAATCGACCAATTCAACGTGTTGACGGACAAGATTTAATTTATCCATCTCTACGTAGTAAATTTAAAGCGGTTGTTAACGATATTAAACAACGTCACGAAGTTGGACAACCGATCCTTGTAGGGACTGTTGCGGTTGAAACAAGTGAATTGATTTCGAACTTACTACGCGAAGAAGGAATTCCTCATGAAGTACTAAACGCGAAAAACCACTTTAAAGAAGCAGAAATTATCATGTCAGCAGGTCAACGTGGCGCTGTAACAATCGCGACAAACATGGCCGGACGTGGTACTGACATTAAGCTTGGTAAAGGCGTGAAAGAACTAGGTGGACTTTGCGTAATCGGAACAGAACGTCACGAAAGCCGTCGTATCGATAACCAATTACGTGGACGTAGTGGACGTCAAGGGGACCCAGGTGCAACACAATTCTACCTTTCATTAGAAGATGATTTAATGAAACGTTTCGGTGGAGAAAAGATGCAAGCTATCTGGGAACGTCTAAACTTAACAGATGAAGAAGATGATAACTTCATCCAAAGTAAGATGTTAACCAAACAAGTGGAGTCGTCACAAAAACGTGTTGAAGGAAACAACTACGATACACGTAAAAGTGTCCTAGAGTACGATGAGGTTATGCGTGAACAACGTGAAATCATCTACTCTCAACGTTTACAAATTATCAATGAAGAGAAATCACTTGAAAATGTAACTAAAGGAATGATTCGTCGTACTATCCACCGTGTAGTGGAAAGCCATACTTTAGCGGATCAAAAAGAATGGAACTTAGAGGGAATTGTGGACTTTGCTCACAACTCAATCTGTGCTCCAGATGAACTTTCAATTAGCGATTTAGAAGGCAAAACAGCTGCTGAAATCGAAGAACTCTTATATGAAAAAGCAATGGAAATCTACAAAGAAAAACAAGAGCAATTGAATGGCGACAATCAAATGCTTGAGTTCGAAAAAGTAGTTATCTTACGTGTGGTTGACCGTAAGTGGACAGATCACATCGATGATATGGACCAATTACGTCAAAGTGTTGGTTTACGTGGATATGCACAAATCGATCCATTAACGGAGTACCAAACTGAAGGATACGAACGATTCCAACAAATGATTGCTGAAATCGATTATGACGTAACGCGTATCTTGATGAAATCTCAAATTCGTCAAAACTTACAACGTGAACAAGTTCAAGGAGTTCGTAGTGTAGTGGCTACAGGTCACGACAGAACTTCTGATGACGATTCAGAAAAAGCTTAA
- the prfB gene encoding peptide chain release factor 2 (programmed frameshift): protein MEISEIRNALEAMNEQIISYRRSLDLDRLEEDIAAYEQEMSEPSFWDDSEKANQVIQKNNELKSIYDTFHKMELAHEETSLLFEMYKEEPDEEVHAEIVEAIQSLEKDLQRYELSMLLNGPHDKNSAILEIHPGAGGTESQDWGSMLLRMYMRWAEKHGYRVETVDYQDGDEAGIKSVTLSIEGLNAYGYLRSEKGVHRLVRISPFDAAGKRHTSFCSVDVVPQMDGDIDIEINPDDLKVDVYRASGAGGQHINKTSSAVRITHIPTGIVTQSQAQRSQFKNRDQAMAMLKAKLFQLEEEKKAAELAAIRGEQKDIAWGSQIRNYVFHPYSMVKDLRSGYETGNIGAVMDGDLDSFMDAYLKWTLEGTKAGEEA from the exons ATGGAAATTAGTGAAATTAGAAATGCACTTGAAGCCATGAATGAGCAAATTATCAGCTATAGGAGGTCTCTT GACTTAGATCGCCTAGAAGAAGATATCGCAGCTTACGAGCAGGAAATGTCTGAACCATCTTTTTGGGATGATAGCGAAAAAGCGAATCAAGTCATTCAAAAGAATAATGAATTAAAGTCGATTTATGATACTTTCCATAAAATGGAATTAGCTCATGAAGAAACAAGTTTATTATTTGAAATGTATAAAGAAGAGCCAGATGAAGAAGTGCATGCGGAAATCGTTGAGGCGATTCAGTCTCTTGAAAAAGACTTACAACGGTACGAATTAAGTATGTTACTGAACGGTCCACATGATAAGAACAGTGCTATCCTAGAAATTCACCCAGGAGCTGGGGGGACAGAATCGCAAGACTGGGGAAGTATGCTTCTTCGTATGTATATGCGATGGGCTGAAAAGCATGGCTACAGAGTCGAAACAGTGGACTACCAAGACGGGGATGAAGCTGGGATTAAATCTGTTACCTTATCGATTGAAGGGTTGAATGCATATGGGTACTTACGCTCTGAAAAAGGAGTACATAGACTCGTTCGTATTTCACCGTTTGATGCAGCTGGGAAACGTCATACATCCTTCTGTTCGGTAGACGTCGTTCCGCAAATGGATGGAGATATTGATATTGAAATTAATCCAGATGACTTAAAAGTAGATGTGTATCGTGCCAGCGGTGCCGGTGGACAACATATTAATAAGACGTCTTCTGCGGTACGTATTACACATATTCCAACTGGAATCGTGACGCAGAGTCAGGCGCAACGGTCTCAATTTAAAAATAGAGACCAAGCGATGGCGATGTTGAAGGCGAAATTATTCCAATTAGAAGAAGAGAAGAAGGCGGCAGAATTGGCAGCTATTCGTGGTGAGCAAAAAGATATCGCCTGGGGTTCTCAAATTCGAAATTATGTCTTCCACCCCTATTCAATGGTAAAAGACTTACGTTCTGGATATGAGACAGGAAATATTGGTGCGGTGATGGATGGAGACTTAGATTCGTTCATGGATGCGTACTTAAAATGGACTCTAGAAGGTACTAAGGCTGGAGAAGAAGCATAG
- the ftsE gene encoding cell division ATP-binding protein FtsE, with amino-acid sequence MIEMMNVTKKYNKGITAINNLSIQIKDGEFVYVVGPSGAGKSTFIKMMYREEKATKGRIRVGKYDLMKIKDRQIPFLRRYVGVVFQDFKLLQNKTVYENVAYAMEVIEKSPREIKRRVDEVLELVNLKHRMNNFPNELSGGEQQRVAIARAIVNTPGILIADEPTGNLDPDTSMEIMDILERINEQGTTIVMATHNSQIVNEKKHRVLAIESGQIVRDQEQGEYGYED; translated from the coding sequence ATGATTGAAATGATGAATGTAACTAAGAAATATAATAAAGGTATCACTGCTATTAATAATTTATCCATTCAAATTAAAGATGGAGAATTCGTTTATGTAGTAGGACCTTCTGGTGCAGGGAAATCAACTTTCATTAAAATGATGTATCGTGAAGAAAAAGCGACAAAGGGTAGAATTCGTGTGGGAAAATATGATTTGATGAAGATTAAAGATCGTCAAATTCCATTCTTACGCCGTTATGTTGGTGTCGTATTCCAAGATTTTAAACTTTTACAAAATAAAACAGTTTATGAAAATGTGGCTTATGCGATGGAAGTAATTGAAAAATCTCCTCGTGAAATTAAGCGCCGCGTCGATGAAGTGTTAGAATTAGTAAATTTAAAACACCGTATGAATAACTTCCCAAATGAATTATCTGGTGGGGAACAACAACGTGTAGCGATTGCTCGAGCAATTGTGAATACTCCGGGAATTTTAATTGCCGATGAGCCTACAGGAAACCTAGATCCGGATACATCTATGGAAATTATGGATATTTTAGAAAGAATTAATGAACAAGGAACTACCATTGTGATGGCGACTCATAATAGTCAAATTGTAAACGAGAAAAAACATCGTGTTTTAGCCATTGAAAGTGGACAAATTGTTCGTGACCAAGAACAGGGGGAATACGGATATGAAGATTAG
- the ftsX gene encoding permease-like cell division protein FtsX, whose protein sequence is MKIRTMGRHIRDAFKSLFRNGLMTFGSVSAVSMILLIVGVFVSLLFNVNKIGSDIENDVNVRVYIDLAADQEKTDQLEAKIKELADVESVTFRSKDEELEDVTKSFAEEFSLFKNDGNPLRNAFDVKAKEPQKTSAVAKAIEGMDYVARVRYGEARADNLFRIIATARNIGAVIIVGLLALAMFLISNTIRSTIYSRRTEIEIMRLVGATKAYIRWPFFLEGGMIGLLGSIIPIGLVWSIYLWIYKGGSDFFSGSSFSLLDPNPFLIYVSLAMAAIGITIGAFGSILSMRRFLKK, encoded by the coding sequence ATGAAGATTAGAACGATGGGTCGTCATATACGTGACGCCTTCAAGAGTCTTTTCAGAAACGGATTAATGACGTTTGGTTCGGTTTCTGCGGTATCAATGATTCTTTTAATCGTTGGTGTGTTTGTTTCACTACTATTTAATGTGAACAAAATTGGATCAGATATTGAAAATGACGTTAATGTTCGTGTATATATTGATTTGGCAGCAGATCAGGAAAAGACAGATCAATTAGAAGCGAAAATTAAAGAATTGGCGGATGTAGAATCTGTAACATTCCGTTCAAAAGATGAAGAATTAGAAGATGTAACAAAGAGCTTTGCTGAAGAATTTTCATTGTTTAAAAATGATGGAAATCCACTTCGTAATGCTTTTGACGTAAAAGCAAAAGAACCTCAAAAAACAAGCGCAGTTGCTAAAGCTATCGAAGGAATGGATTACGTAGCTCGTGTTCGTTATGGTGAGGCTCGTGCGGATAATTTATTCCGAATTATTGCTACAGCTCGAAATATCGGTGCTGTCATTATTGTGGGGCTATTAGCGTTAGCAATGTTCTTAATTTCTAACACGATTCGCTCAACAATTTACTCAAGAAGAACTGAAATTGAGATTATGCGCTTAGTAGGAGCTACAAAGGCGTATATTCGCTGGCCTTTCTTCTTAGAAGGTGGGATGATTGGATTACTTGGTTCTATTATTCCAATTGGATTAGTGTGGTCAATCTATCTATGGATTTATAAAGGTGGATCAGACTTCTTCTCTGGTTCAAGTTTTAGCTTACTTGATCCTAATCCATTCTTAATTTATGTCTCATTGGCCATGGCTGCTATCGGTATCACTATCGGAGCTTTTGGGTCTATTCTTTCAATGAGAAGATTCCTAAAGAAATAA
- a CDS encoding MetQ/NlpA family ABC transporter substrate-binding protein: MKLSKIFKTATLGLVATALVACGNNNSQSGESKTTTAEKSEDKKITVVASPAPHAEILEAAKPILAKEGYELEINIVNDYVTPNNIVYGGDADANYFQHTPYLEKFNKEHGQDLVSVGNVHIEPMAIYSKKYKSLQELPENAVVYASTNPAEVGRFLSFFTKAGLIKLKEGVNPVTAGLSDIAENPKNIQIKTEIAPELLVSTYEANEGDAVIINSNFAIDAKLSPVKDSIALEDQSSPYANLIAVKPSEKDNAKIKALIKVLQSEEIRKFISEKYTDGSVVPAK; encoded by the coding sequence ATGAAATTATCAAAAATCTTTAAAACAGCAACTTTAGGACTTGTAGCTACAGCATTAGTAGCATGCGGAAACAATAATTCTCAATCAGGAGAGTCAAAAACAACAACAGCAGAAAAATCAGAAGATAAAAAAATTACGGTAGTTGCTTCACCAGCACCTCATGCTGAAATTTTAGAAGCTGCAAAACCGATTTTAGCAAAAGAAGGTTATGAATTAGAAATTAATATCGTTAACGACTATGTGACTCCAAATAATATTGTTTATGGTGGAGATGCTGATGCAAACTACTTCCAACATACCCCATATCTTGAAAAATTCAACAAAGAACACGGTCAAGACTTAGTATCAGTTGGGAATGTACACATTGAACCAATGGCGATTTATTCTAAAAAATACAAATCATTACAAGAATTACCAGAAAATGCTGTAGTTTATGCTTCAACGAATCCTGCTGAAGTAGGACGTTTCTTAAGCTTCTTTACAAAAGCTGGTTTAATTAAATTAAAAGAGGGTGTTAACCCAGTTACTGCAGGACTAAGTGATATTGCGGAAAATCCAAAAAATATCCAAATTAAAACTGAAATTGCTCCTGAATTGCTAGTTTCTACTTATGAAGCAAATGAAGGGGATGCAGTGATTATTAACTCAAACTTTGCGATTGATGCAAAACTTTCACCAGTTAAAGACTCAATTGCTTTAGAAGATCAAAGTTCTCCATATGCGAACTTAATTGCAGTAAAACCATCAGAAAAAGATAATGCAAAAATTAAAGCATTAATTAAAGTGTTACAAAGTGAAGAAATCCGTAAATTTATTAGTGAGAAATATACAGATGGTTCTGTAGTTCCTGCGAAATAA
- a CDS encoding methionine ABC transporter ATP-binding protein produces MIKVEHVSKTYKAKQGTVEAVKDVSLEISRGEIFGIIGFSGAGKSTLIRLLNGLESVTSGQISINGKDITKLKRKALLKERQKIAMIFQHFNLLWSRTVEENIAFSLEIAGVAKDARNRKVKELIELVGLSGREKAYPSELSGGQKQRVGIARALANDPEVLLCDEATSALDPKTTKDILKLLVEINERLGLTIVLITHEMHVVRQICHRVAVMEEGRVVESGEVIEVFKNPKQPITKQFVGEERVEDEMEEVFSHLATSLRPGVVVRIQYLGDRTGDAVLSEAIRKLDATVSILQAKVNITQKGVLGSMIILIEENEEKAEAVIQYLQKAEIIVEVLENV; encoded by the coding sequence ATGATTAAAGTGGAACACGTGTCGAAAACTTATAAAGCAAAACAAGGCACGGTTGAGGCAGTCAAAGATGTCTCTTTAGAAATTAGCCGAGGAGAAATTTTTGGGATTATTGGTTTTTCAGGTGCTGGTAAAAGTACACTTATCCGTTTGTTGAATGGGTTAGAATCAGTTACAAGTGGACAAATTTCTATTAATGGAAAAGACATTACTAAATTAAAACGAAAAGCTCTTTTAAAAGAACGCCAAAAAATTGCGATGATTTTCCAACATTTTAACCTACTTTGGTCTAGAACCGTGGAAGAAAATATTGCTTTTTCTCTAGAAATTGCAGGCGTTGCTAAAGATGCCCGTAATCGAAAAGTCAAAGAATTGATTGAATTAGTGGGATTAAGTGGGCGTGAAAAAGCTTATCCTTCAGAATTATCCGGGGGACAAAAGCAACGTGTGGGAATCGCTCGTGCACTTGCAAATGATCCGGAAGTATTACTTTGTGATGAAGCAACGAGTGCTTTGGATCCTAAAACAACCAAAGATATTCTTAAATTGCTAGTAGAAATCAATGAGAGATTAGGTTTGACAATTGTGTTGATTACACACGAAATGCATGTTGTTCGTCAAATTTGTCATCGTGTAGCCGTGATGGAAGAAGGTCGAGTGGTTGAGAGTGGGGAGGTTATTGAAGTCTTCAAGAATCCTAAACAACCTATTACAAAACAATTCGTTGGGGAAGAACGAGTGGAAGATGAAATGGAAGAAGTATTTAGTCACTTAGCGACTTCTCTTCGTCCTGGTGTAGTCGTGCGTATTCAATATTTAGGAGATCGAACAGGAGATGCTGTTCTATCCGAGGCGATTCGAAAACTTGATGCGACAGTATCAATTTTACAAGCAAAAGTGAATATAACCCAAAAAGGTGTGCTGGGTAGTATGATTATTCTAATTGAAGAAAACGAAGAAAAAGCAGAAGCAGTTATTCAATACCTTCAAAAAGCAGAAATTATTGTGGAGGTGTTAGAGAATGTTTAA